A genomic segment from Nicotiana tabacum cultivar K326 chromosome 7, ASM71507v2, whole genome shotgun sequence encodes:
- the LOC107790603 gene encoding eukaryotic translation initiation factor 4B3 gives MAATVSAWAKPGAWALDSEEHESELQKEESVNGDNHSNGATAGLSDFPSPAAAATTKTKKKKPPTLSLQEFSTYSSVKKSQYAAAAAVKGLTPEEVMMLPTGPRERSAEELDSSRLGGGFRSYGYDRQGGRGSSDESRRPGGFRRDSDREIAPSRADETDDWGAAKKTSIGNSFDRRERGERGGFFSDSHSKADESDNWGANKSFVPSSGRRFDRRGSFGSNGSDSDSDKWTKRSGGGGAFDSLRERRGGGYESNNSGVDSENWGRGKREETLGGGGGGRPKLNLQPRTLPIAEVQHQNGGNNEATVVVKPKGSNNPFGAARPREEVLKEKGQDWKEIDQKLESLKVKEVVSESSDKKAWGNGKPSFMREERTEKSWRKPEPKEVRPLSAEETVNGAVEETAQGAAEESGGEPQI, from the exons ATGGCGGCAACTGTGAGCGCGTGGGCAAAACCAGGCGCGTGGGCTTTAGATTCAGAGGAACATGAGTCCGAGCTCCAAAAGGAAGAGTCAGTAAACGGCGACAACCACTCCAACGGCGCCACCGCTGGGCTCTCCGATTTTCCATCTCCAGCCGCCGCCGCCACCAccaaaacgaagaagaagaagccacCAACCTTATCCCTTCAGGAGTTCTCAACTTACAGTTCCGTTAAGAAGTCTCAATACGCTGCTGCTGCCGCCGTCAAGGGATTAACGCCGGAGGAAGTCATGATGCTCCCCACCGGTCCACGCGAACGCTCCGCCGAGGAACTTGACAGCTCTCGCCTGGGAGGCGGCTTCAGATCGTACGGTTACGATAGGCAAGGAGGTAGAGGTTCGTCGGACGAGTCCCGGAGACCGGGAGGGTTCCGACGTGATTCCGACAGGGAAATTGCGCCTTCACGCGCCGACGAGACTGACGACTGGGGCGCAGCTAAAAAAACTTCCATTGGTAACAGTTTCGACAGAAGGGAGAGAGGCGAAAGGGGAGGATTTTTCTCAGATTCGCATTCCAAAGCTGATGAATCTGATAACTGGGGCGCAAATAAATCCTTTGTACCCTCTTCGGGTCGAAGATTTGATAGGAGAGGGAGTTTCGGGTCAAACGGCAGTGATTCGGATTCGGATAAGTGGACTAAAAGGTCCGGTGGAGGTGGGGCATTCGACAGTTTAAGAGAGCGAAGAGGCGGGGGCTATGAGTCCAATAATAGTGGAGTGGATTCAGAAAATTGGGgaagaggaaagagagaagaAACTTTaggtggtggtggtggaggtAGGCCCAAATTGAATTTGCAGCCCAGGACATTGCCTATAGCTGAAGTACAGCATCAGAATGGTGGTAATAATGAGGCTACTGTGGTGGTGAAGCCCAAAGGGTCTAATAATCCATTTGGGGCAGCTAGACCGAGGGAGGAAGTTTTGAAGGAGAAGGGGCAAGATTGGAAGGAGATTGATCAAAAGCTTGAATCTTTGAAGGTAAAGGAGGTGGTTTCTGAGTCAAGTGACAAAAAAGCTTGGGGGAATGGGAAGCCGAGTTTCATGCGTGAGGAGAGGACTGAGAAGAGTTGGAGGAAGCCTGAGCCAAAAGAAGTTCGTCCTTTAAG TGCTGAGGAAACTGTAAATGGAGCTGTTGAAGAAACTGCACAGGGAGCTGCTGAGGAATCTGGTGGAGAGCCACAAATATGA